A stretch of Natator depressus isolate rNatDep1 chromosome 2, rNatDep2.hap1, whole genome shotgun sequence DNA encodes these proteins:
- the MKX gene encoding homeobox protein Mohawk isoform X2 — protein MFAGSAPQLGNMRRLRDSCSGAWPCLLAQTESSGHPSGKFPTYQSLLQLKNQADCSRPPALPPTMNTVVFNKFNSQVLFEENAKERESNSRPYLGVIDSPQHPEVHIPDSPSIKDNLSLRNRRTGARQSGGKVRHKRQALQDMARPLKQWLYKHRDNPYPTKTEKILLALGSQMTLVQVSNWFANARRRLKNTVRQPDLSWALRIKLYNKYVQGNAERLSVSSDDSCSEDGENPPRNHINEGGYNKPVHHTVIKTENSVIKTGVRPETSANEDYVSPPKYKSSLLNRYLNDSLRHVMATNAAMMEKTRQRNHSGSFSSNEFEEELVSPSSSETEGNFVYRTETLENGPNKCES, from the exons ATGTTCGCAGGCTCAGCTCCGCAGCTAGGAAACATGAGAAGGCTTCGGGATTCATGTTCCGGGGCCTGGCCGTGCCTGCTCG CACAAACCGAGTCATCTGGACATCCAAGCGGCAAGTTTCCCACTTACCAGAGTCTGCTGCAACTGAAGAACCAGGCAGATTGCAGCCGACcaccagccctcccccccaccatgaACACCGTAGTCTTTAACAAATTCAACAGCCAAGTGCTTTTTGAGGAAAACGCCAAAGAAAGGGAAAGTAACAGCCGGCCTTACCTGGGGGTCATTGACAGCCCACAGCACCCCGAAGTCCACATCCCCGACAGCCCTTCAATTAAAGACAACCTCAGTCTTCGGAACAGGCGGACAGG GGCCCGGCAGAGCGGCGGCAAGGTGCGGCACAAGCGGCAGGCGCTGCAGGACATGGCCCGGCCGCTCAAGCAGTGGCTGTACAAGCACCGCGACAACCCCTACCCCACCAAGACCGAGAAGATCCTGCTGGCCCTCGGCTCCCAGATGACCCTGGTGCAG GTATCAAACTGGTTTGCCAATGCAAGACGTCGCCTAAAGAATACAGTCCGGCAACCAGATCTCAGCTGGGCTTTACGAATAAAGTTGTACAACAAATACGTTCAAGGAAATGCTGAAAGACTTAGTGTAAGCAGTGATGATTCGTGTTCTGAAG ATGGGGAAAATCCTCCAAGAAACCATATAAATGAAGGGGGATATAACAAACCAGTTCACCACACtgtgattaaaactgaaaatTCGGTGATAAAAACAGGAGTGAGACCAGAGACAAGTGCCAATGAGGATTATGTTTCACCTCCCAAATACAAAAGTAGCTTATTGAATCGTTATCTAAATGACTCATTGAGACATGTCATGGCTACTAATGCAGCCATGATGGAAAAAACGAGACAAAGGAATCATTCTGGTTCATTTAGTTCCAATGAATTTGAGGAGGAATTGGTGTCCCCATCATCATCGGAGACTGAAGGCAATTTTGTCTATCGGACAG